Genomic window (Chthoniobacterales bacterium):
TGCCGAGGCGAAACGCCTCCAGCGCGAGCGCATGCGCAAGATCGTGCTGGCGGTCGTGGCCGGTTACCTCGTGCTCGGCGCGATCCTCTTCCTCTACGCGGGAATCCTGAAATGGAAGGCCGCCCGGCTGGCGTCCGAAACGGCCGCGCTGAAGGCGCAGGTCGCGCTGTTTGAGCCGACGATCCGTGACTGGGCGGTCATCGAGCCCACGGCGGAGCCGTCCCAGTTCCCTCTCGAGCTGCTCAACGGCGTCGTCGCGGCCATGCCTCCGGGGAACATTCACCTGACGAAGTTCATCATCGAAGACGGCCGGTTGCAGGTCGACGGCGAGTCGGAGTCGTTCAGCCTCGCCACCGATTTCTACAACAACCTCGCCGCCAGCGAGGCGTTGAAGGGAATCCAGTGGAGTAATTCCAACCCCAACGTCGGCGCGACGGTCACGACCTTCCATGCCGAGGGCGCGCTGCCGCCGCCGGCCATGCCTTCCGAACCATGAGGCCGCTCAACCGCAA
Coding sequences:
- a CDS encoding PilN domain-containing protein codes for the protein FPPELPETFPAAERFDGSPFLLKLPPNSVTLWREADDYVAAFTRGREVVYWETADRAAGVEELRTWLSLIEQRLLGEGVLAAPPKVVSWVEGLPAERVAPAGCLPAAELADDVATGAPSLERATGDWKPASAHIAEAKRLQRERMRKIVLAVVAGYLVLGAILFLYAGILKWKAARLASETAALKAQVALFEPTIRDWAVIEPTAEPSQFPLELLNGVVAAMPPGNIHLTKFIIEDGRLQVDGESESFSLATDFYNNLAASEALKGIQWSNSNPNVGATVTTFHAEGALPPPAMPSEP